From Carya illinoinensis cultivar Pawnee chromosome 5, C.illinoinensisPawnee_v1, whole genome shotgun sequence, one genomic window encodes:
- the LOC122311225 gene encoding uncharacterized protein LOC122311225 has translation MSDHLVLYVDRLIRPSAIEPVTEHPAEVPSGPREGGPGAESAGPSCSVDENERVVHSESSDEEEPLIQMAECRICQEEDSVENLETPCACSGSLKYAHRKCVQHWCNEKGDITCEICHQPYQPGYTAPPPPPHSEETAINIGGGWTISGTPLDLGDPRILAIAEAERHFLEAEYDEYADSNASGAAFCRSVALILMALLLLRHALSITDPDAEDDASTFFSLFLLRAAGFLLPCYIMAWAISILQRRRQRQEAATMAANQIAFVLQPGQRGGLQFAIASGPTVASHQETV, from the exons ATGAGTGATCACTTGGTGTTGTACGTGGACCGTCTGATTCGGCCGTCGGCGATAGAGCCGGTGACTGAGCACCCGGCCGAGGTTCCTTCTGGCCCGCGAGAGGGCGGCCCAGGCGCTGAATCTGCCGGACCGTCGTGTTCGGTGGATGAGAATGAGAGGGTTGTGCACAGTGAGAGCTCGGATGAGGAGGAACCGCTGATTCAAATGGCGGAGTGCCGTATATGCCAAGAGGAGGATAGCGTCGAGAACTTGGAGACCCCTTGTGCTTGTAGTGGCAGCCTCAAG TATGCGCATAGAAAGTGTGTTCAACATTGGTGCAATGAGAAAGGAGATATAACATGTGAGATCTGTCATCAG CCTTACCAACCTGGTTATACTGCTCCACCTCCTCCTCCCCACTCTGAAGAAACTGCGATCAATATTGG TGGAGGTTGGACAATCTCTGGAACTCCTTTGGATCTTGGCGATCCTCGCATCTTGGCAATTGCAGAAGCAGAACGTCATTTTTTGGAAGCTGAATATGATGAGTATGCAGATTCAAATGCTAGTGGAGCTGCGTTTTGCCGTTCAGTTGCACTAATT TTAATGGCCCTTCTGCTCTTGCGGCATGCATTGAGCATCACAGATCCTGATGCAGAAGATGACGCGTCTACTTTTTTCTCT CTCTTCTTGCTTCGAGCTGCTGGGTTTCTATTGCCCTGCTACATAATGGCTTGGGCCATCAGTATTTTGCAGCGTCGACGTCAAAGACAG GAGGCTGCAACGATGGCAGCAAACCAAATTGCTTTCGTGCTACAACCCGGGCAACGTGGGGGTTTGCAATTTGCAATAGCATCAGGACCCACAGTGGCTTCACACCAGGAAACCGTTTAA